From the Rhea pennata isolate bPtePen1 chromosome 1, bPtePen1.pri, whole genome shotgun sequence genome, the window TACAGCAACCTGCCCTGAAAGTATCAGTGGCCGTAAGGTAGGCGGGTGCAGCTATACTGCCATCCACACACTATGCATCCTTCTGCGGGCTAAGGGAAATCAACCGTTTTCCATACCTGTTAAACCACCAACCACCCTTGTTCTCTAGTGCACAATTGCCTGCCAGGAATCGATCACGATCCTTGTCAGATGTGGTGAACTGCATCCCTCTGTGAGAGGCTGACCACTGCTCTTCAAAATTGTTCCCACCAGACAGAGCGTCACCAGCATTACCAGAATAGGTGCCAAACCATAACCTGTAATTGTCCTGCAAAATATGTGAAACACATCTTTGATATCAGCTCTTTTTGCCCTCTGTCCCCTTTCTGAGATCAATCTTTTTTCTGTCCATTGTCTCCACTGCCAAAGGTATGATTCTGTTGAAGTCAAGGGTGACTTTTGGCCCTATGCTTTAATGATACTAGTGTAGATCACTACTGGATTTAAACTTCCAGAAGGAATTGCTATCTACTGCTGTTGCTACAAAGGACTTCAGATTTTGTTGTCTTTCAGTGATCATTTGATACACTAAATAAGCTGGAAGGCTCTTCCTGGTTCACCAAGAACAAACCTTATTGGAGGAAACTGTGCCAAGTAACTATCTTCATAGACTGATCATGGTTCAGCTACAACAAGTCCTCCTCCGAGAACTAGAAGCCATCAGGGTTTTAGCTAAATGATCCTGTCCTGGTAGGAATACTTAGAAGAATAATTCTGTTGTGCACAGCTAAGAAGTCTAAGAGACATTTGATAagagtttgaaaataatttttatgaaaagctttttttctgttatcatatttggcttttatttatgaaaaagagCAGTAAGGCATTAAAATCAAATTGTGCTATCTTTTCATTAGAAGTCTTGAATTTCAAACTGAACAAAATGCATACATTTCTGGAGTGGTGATGAAGTTGGAGGTAGGATTGGTCCATACAATGGAATTCAAATCCTTGAGTTTCCAGGCTACTTATCATGTGTGCAGAGAGGCAATCCCAAAGAAAACAGCTCCTGCCTTGAGCAGGAAGTTGTATAAAAGCTTGCAAACAATCATGGAAATACAAGTATGTGTCTGTCTTCTGGCTTTCTGTGCCTATAGCATTAAGTATAGTGCTATAGATACCTCTCTTCAAGACAGGAGATTATAACTATTCTTTCAAAGCTTTGATTGGAGTTCACTGTAGAGGAGCATAGTAGAGGGGTTTCATTATGGTGGTTGCCTTTAATGTGACAACCTGAAACACTGaactgtgaaataaaacaggGTTCAGTTTCCCTGCAGAGGTTCAAGCCCATATCTCCTCCCTCACGAAAGGCTGTTTAACCATGAGGCTGGAGGTAGGCACATGGGTGACCCTCAGGGTCCTACATCAGAGGACTGGCCTCTGTGCAGCAGGCAGTTTGTCATTCATAAACCAGAAAGAGAGCATGTGTGATTCTAACTTTGGCCACTCCTCAGTTGTGAGGAAGGAGTCTGGGACTTAGATCTCTGCTCCCAGGACTGTTCTTACCCCAAAAATGTGGACTATCTATTCCAGAAACAGTAACAGGAGTAAGGATATGAATTGCAGAGCTCCCTGTGCTCAGCTGAGTGCCCTAATTACTACATTAAAGTCGagatcttttcctctctctcctagACACTCAGAGGATCTTGCAGATATACCCTTTGTTTTGGCATTTCAGGGTGGCTTAGGCAAGAGCTATCGCCTGAGGTAGTTCTGGGCATGTTCACAAAGAGGACTATTGGTAAGCACTTACTAAGTAGATGGGAAGAGCTGTAGGTTAGGCCATGGCTGGTCTGCAGGCAGTGTGATGTGGACCTACCTCTCCTCAGCTTGAATCCCAGTTAACCAAACCAGAAATCCCAGGGAACCAGAATAGGTGAGTTTTGCAGAATTATAATTACAACTCTGACATTAAACCTGATGCTGCACAGAGCTGCACACTCACTGATAAAACAAGCAAGTCACTGCTCTCTCTGTTTCTTACCTGCTCATTCGTGAGCTGGAATTTTTCATAGATTGCATAACGTCTCTCTCCATGCCAATCCATCAGGTCAATCTTTAATGAGGTCTCTCCTAAATATGAAGTGGTATGCTGTTAGATTAAGTATCTCATGCAAATTGGAAGAGAATTTGTGGAGGAAAAATACTCATACCTTGAGCGAGCAGGTCATAGATGCGCTCATTGCCCAGCCAGTATTCATCATTCTTCCCCTGGAATTTTCCAAATCCCAGTTTGTAATCATTCCATTTCCTGCAGCAATATACAAATATCAATTTCAGTATGTGAGGGAATTAGAGAGTTTTTACTACTCAACTGTAGTAAATCTTCAGCTGTATTTCTAGACACTGTTTTTGAAAAGTGTCTGATTCAGCACAGCTGAACAGGTATTTGTCATTGTGCCTTAGAAGTAAATACAACTCACATTTTACTTCTTTGCCTGTTAAACCTGTGCACATGTGTATATTGGGATCAGTCTTTCAAACTGCCAGGTGCAGTACTTGCAGAATGAGGTCAGAAGCTAGGCGGAAAGGGAACACAGTAGCTGTCATATTAGTCTTCAGTACAGTGTCTGATACTGTTCCTcacaaattcaaattcaaattcacTCCTGTCTGGAAATTAATGTTGCAGTCTTCCATATACTACAGTCTTGGCTCTGAGACAATAACTGaatagaaaatgtaaacaaaagtatttagatgaagttaaaaggaaaatgtctgGATCTGCTTTGTGCTCCTGTTCCACCTGTGCTGACAGCTGAACTACAGTGGCTAGGTAACACTCTGTGGGCAAGCTACCTGAGAGCTACTTAAAGTAGCTCTGCAATGGAATGCACTCTCTTCAAGAGAGGCTTGTGACTGCAATGTTAGACATGCCCTAAAAGCAGGCATGCCGTGTTAGTGACTTTATTCACATGGGCGCATTTCTCCTCTGTGATGCTACTAAAGAATCTCTCCTCCTGGAAGTAAAAGGCAACTCCCTGGGCTTTAGCAGAGAGAAAGGACAGTCGGGACCAATGGTTTGGCATCTTTCTGAGTGATCTGAATaaggaaatagatttttacAACATGCTGAATGTGATTCCAGATACAAGAAAGGATAAGATATTCAAACGATCCCAGACTATGTACTGACAGTAGACACCTGCCAGTTTGGCACCTTTGACAGATGGCTGTCTCCTATCAtgataaaataaacacatacacacatacacttaTTTGAATGCAggaaaaaacatggaaaaggcATCATAAGCCCATTTTTAAAATGGGCTTGTGCTATCAATATTTGTTCCTGCATTGTTCTAATACAAAGAGTTATCATCATTAGAGTCTTGCACATTTAGCTTCTCAAATTTGGGGTTTTGACAGCCAGTAGGGGGAGAGCTGGAGGCTCTGCTGAGAGACTTGTCATTAGGACACCAAGCCACTCACCTGTTGAAATTCTCCTTGCCGTGACTCCGCCGCTGAATTACAGTCCACCCCCCACCATCAGACATGTCACAGTACACCAGGAAAGGCTCTCGGTCTGCTCTGGGCCTGATCCTGTAGTATCCATTTTGagttttcttcctgttaaaCACTGCAGAGCAATCTAAGCAGAACAATATTGTTTTGTTAAATGAAGAGACAAGCACACAGGCACATTCAGCCAAGAGAAGACATCACTGAGAGGCTGTATGGGATAAGGACTCTTCTTTGGTCACTGTATAGCTTTGCAAgcccagcaaagccaaagcaaatTGTTCAGCATGGTACTACCAATGCATCTTCAAGAGCTTTACTGCCATTCCCAAAATGTTGATGAGATACAGGACAGAtgcagcacaggctggggaATGGCAAGCAAGGGGTGTAGGATCAGGGCTGGCTCTGTCAGCGGGCACTGTACAGAGACTAAGGAGTGGCAGATGGGGTTAGATGGGTCTAACTGCTCTCAGAGTTCGGTCTCAGGGAATGATGCAGATCCTATTGTCATTGCAGAGCAGATAATTTCCATGTGGAAGATAACCTAGGCTGGACTTGGGAATGGATAACAGCCTAAAATTTCTAAAGTGAGAGGCTAAGTTCCTGTGACAGGCTAGTTCAGGGTTGTATTCAGGAGGCTTTCAGAACCTCAGTGCTCCCATTTTATATTTAAGGCCTATGAATGATAAAATCTTGGCCACAGGTTATATTAGTCTACACTTCCAGCTATTATATCCAGCTAATATTCCAGACAATATTATTAAAGtgatgcagaggaacagagcaCGCATATGTGTTACTGCATAGCACAAGCGACCAAAGAACAGAGAAACCGGAAGGCTGGATTCCTCCCAAGAGGTTTCAGTGTCTGCAGTGCAGCTAGGTACTCTGGGCTCCCTGTAGTCAATGAAGGGAAATGGGCACTTGGAGAGCACAATCCATCTCTTCCTAAAGCAGATGTCTAAAGCAAACCAGACAGATCACGCCCAAGAGATGCCTGTTCCTCTCTGCACTGGGAATCTCAGGTGACAAGCCCAGATACAGATGTCTGCATGATACCTGGCTGGTAGCTGCCTAGAGCTGGACCAGCTAATTCCAGCCCCATGGTATGTCTGTTAGTGCCAAGGCTACCAGTCTGCCCTTCTCTTTCTCATGCATCTGGCTGCACTGGAAAACGCAACCCCCttgaatatttcaaaagttaGAAAGCTTTCTTTGTAGTaggagcagaaatgaaatatagCTCTAAATGGGATAGTGcatgaagaaataaacattttggcCTGCTGAAATTTCATCATATTCTACTGCAAAATGTACCTGGGTCATAGACTATCAAATTTCCACTGGTTGTGGGTAAAAGCACCTCATGCTGCATGCTCCTGTTCCCTGAGAAGTGCTCACTCTTTACTCTATGATAAGTATTCTCCAGGATGTCCTTTAGTTGTAGTTCATATAAGTAAAGCAAATCCTGAAGCTGTTTTAACCTTTGTCTTAATTTGTTGTTGTCTAGGAGGCAGATATCCTTTTCCTGTGGGGGAGAAAAGAAGGTACAGTGGtaagaacagagaaacagagaaacagtgAGTACATGCTTCACCTCGATCCTACCATGTCACACTGTGCACTGAAGCAATTCAGTGTCAATCCCTCTCTAAAAGGCATGAATCTTGCAGCCTGGTCTGTTGAGTTAAACCCaatggaaaagttttttttacaatagtcttgctgctgatgtaagCATTACAGAACATGATGAGATATGAAAAAATGACTTTGGACAAGTAGCATTCAGCTTAAGTCCCatttaataaaatcaaagaGAGCATTTGCAGACTATGAAACTGCTCAGTgtaataagaaaggaaaaacctcGCTCTTGTACTGCAGCCAGGCCAGACTAGTGGGGTTCCAGAACCCCTTCTTGTCAAACTGGAAGATAAAAAAGCTGATATCAGGTGCAGATCTGCTGAAAGCAGTAAGCCCACCAGAATCAGTGGAGTAACTTCAGAGCAGCATTACCATAACCAAGACCAGAATCTGTCCTGCATTGGCTGGGATCAACATTTTCAGCAACACCCTTCTCTGTGGTTAGTATTACTCCACCAAAAACATcaaggaaacagagcaaaatctCTTCCA encodes:
- the LOC134135563 gene encoding fibrinogen-like protein 1 — translated: MSVMMPWLLLLLLLVSLSSPAPRLSEKDICLLDNNKLRQRLKQLQDLLYLYELQLKDILENTYHRVKSEHFSGNRSMQHEVLLPTTSGNLIVYDPDCSAVFNRKKTQNGYYRIRPRADREPFLVYCDMSDGGGWTVIQRRSHGKENFNRKWNDYKLGFGKFQGKNDEYWLGNERIYDLLAQGETSLKIDLMDWHGERRYAIYEKFQLTNEQDNYRLWFGTYSGNAGDALSGGNNFEEQWSASHRGMQFTTSDKDRDRFLAGNCALENKGGWWFNRCHAVNLNGQYYKTGNYNGSHDNGIVWSTWHGMWYSLKYTAMKIRAPFFVDRESGDGENSQDS